CGGGCTTTACAACGCGACCTTGCAAACCCCGGGCACCTCTTTGGGCGACACTATCGCGCTCCACTACAATACCTACCGGGATTTCATAAGATTTCCCGACAAAGTGCGGCTCGACATACAGTTGGACAAAGGCTCCAAACTGCGCATTGGGGATATTTCTTATTTTAGTGAGGCTGTGGCCAACAACCCGTTTTTTATTCAAAACGCGGAAGAGGTGGCTGAAATATCGGGGTTCATCTACGACAAGGTGAACAACCTGAAAGGCCGCGAATTGGACATCAAATTGGATGCTCGAACCTACATGAAGGGCAAATTCGATGGGAACAACCTGACGGGCAGCGACCCCGGCCCTCAGATAATTAGCCTAAAATTTGAAACCCTGCGTTCCGATTTCACCACCATCACTCGTATCATTCCGGGCTTCTCCGCGCCAGACTATTTTTATCGGCTTGGTCAGATAGGGTTCAGTGGCCACTACGACAACTTTTATGGCCACGACCACATCCTCGAAGGCAAACTGCTCACAGACCTTGGCGAAGGAGTAGTTGACTTGAAGCTCGACCTTTCGGCAGGCCGTGACAACGCCGTTTACTCGGGCCATATCAACATGGCCAATTTTGACCTCGCCACTTGGACAGACAACCCCGACTTTGGCCCAACGAGTTTCGACATACGAATCAAAGAACCTTCTCGTGGCCTAACCCTCAAAACTTTGGATGCGAGCGTGATAGGGAAGGTTGATTCCGTGCGCTTCCGAAATTACAACTACCAGAATATCAGCCTGAACGGCAATTTCAAGGAATATGTGTTCAAAGGCGACCTCGGCGTGAACGACGACAATATCCGTTTTGACCTGAAAGGCAACATCAACCTGCGCGACTCGGTGCCCCTGTTCGACTTTAGCGCCAAACTTTCCCGCCTCGACCTCGGCGCCCTCAACCTACTCGACGAAGATTGGGTGCTTTCCGCCGATATTGAACGTATTTACTTGAAAGCGAGGCGTATAGAAGACGTGGTAGGCGAAATCGAGTTGAGCGATTTTATGATTCTGCAAGACAGGGAGCAAACTCATCGCATGGACGACTTGCGATTTGCGTCGGGCTACCGCCCCGATGGCACGCGCTTTTTCTCTATTCGCTCCGATATATTGGATGGGGACATGAACGGCTACTTCGATATGCCGACCTTGCCTAACACCTTGGGGCAGTTGTTTGCGCGCCAACACCCGGCCTTTGCCGAGCGAATTGGATTGTTGCCCGATAGCACGGTGCTTACCGACAATTTCACGATGTGGCTTCAAGTCAAAGACACTAAGGGCTTTACGCGGCTATTTTCCGACGACCTCGACACGCTGCGGGGGGTACGCGCCACCGCAGCGGTAGAGGCGAGAAAAGGACTGACAAATATGCTAATAACCGCCCCTTCCATCAAATACAGCGGTGTCCAGATACAAGACCTTTATTTCAAATGGACAGGTGAACCTGACACATCTTTCTACAACCTCCGCATTCCAATCACCACATTGTCAGGCAAATACGAGTTGCCACCACTCCGACTCGACGGCTTTGTGACCGACGAGGACTTGGCTTTCAACTTTGACGCAAAAGATAGCAGCGCCATTGTGGAAAGTATTCACCTCAACGGGTTGCTCAACATAGTGGACTCGCTTTGGCAAGTCAAATTCAATGCGTCCGAGATTGCATTGTTCAACACATCTTGGTACATGGACGAAAATAATTACATTCGTTTTGGCAAGGATGTGTTCGAGCCATACAACTTTGACTTGATGAGCGGCAACCTGCGCCTGAGTGTGGAAAAGCACAACGAAGGGCGAGGCCTCCGGCTCAGCTTGGCCAATTTCGATGTCAAGTTTGTCAACGATTTCATCAACGACACCACCTTGAACATTAAGGGCAGGATAGCCGGGTTCGATGTCACCATCAAGGAATTATACCAATTGCAGGACATTGAGGCCAACATAGATATTGACGAGCTCTTCATAAAGGAAAAGTCTTACAGCAGTTTCTACGGATTTGTGAGAATGCCACACATAAAAGCGCCGCTTCAATGGCGGTTTGTGACACAAAAAGGCATCGAGCAACCCACTTTGCGTTTTTTGGGCACATGGCTACCCCCGAGCAACGAACCGCAAACAATCGAGTTCTTGCAACAACGCATTGACATCGCGCCCGGCGAAGTAAGAGCAAGGGTGGTGGCAGACAGTTTCCAACTAGCCATACTCGAGACCATCGTACCCGGCATATCGAAAACGGCAGGCAAGTTCAATGCCGATGCCACACTTTTTGGCACTTTTGAACAAATTGGTGTGCGGGGCAGTGCCCAAATCCTAAATGGCCAATTCCAGATGGATTACCTAGGCTCCATGTTCCACATCAAAAATCAGCAAGTAAGCCTGACGGAATACAAAATATGGGCAGACAGCGTGGAGATATGGGATGCCACAGAAAAAAACTTGGCCATCGTGAATGGCGGGCTGATTCACAATCATTTTCACGATTGGGCTGTGGCCTGTGAAGTGGCTTCTGTCAACAACAACTTTTTGGTACTCAATACATTGCCCGACGACAACGCGCTCTACTACGGACAGGGAATAGGAAAATTCAAGGCCGTATTCAGTGGCACGTTTGTGCGAACGAACATCGTGGTGGATGCCACGACCGGGAAGGATACACGGCTATACATCCCCATCACTTCGGCAAGCGATGCACAAGGAGCGAATTTTATCAACTACAAACCCAAGCGCCAAGCAGAAGATGTCGAAAAAGAAATAAAAAGTGTCAAATCAAATGACGATGGGCTGAACATCGAGATGAATCTCACCATAACAGAGGATGCCGAGGTTCAATTGATTTTCGACGAAAAAAGCGGCGACATCATAAAGGGTAGGGGAGAGGGCGACATTACTTTGGTGATGACACGAGCAGGGGAGTTCAAGATGTACGGCAGTTATCAAATTCGACGAGGGGAATACCTATTCACTTTGCTCAACTGGGTCAATAAACCCTTCAACGTGCTGAACGGAGGTACCATCAATTGGTATGGCGACCCTTATGGCGCTCAAATCAGCCTTGACGCTACTTACGAGGAAAACACGTCGCTATACAACCTGTTGCGAGATGTGATTGAATTGATACCCAACGCCGCTAATGAGGCGAGCAAAGCCACACGGGTCGTTGTGACGATGCACTTGAAAGGCGATTTGATGAAACCCACCATCAGTTTTGACTTGGATTTCCCCAATATTTCAAGTCAGCTCCGGTCGTTGGTGGAAAACAAGGTGCGCCTCTTGCGCCAAGACCAGAACGAACTCAACCGACAAGTATTTGGGTTGGTGGTGGTAGGGTCGTTCCTTCCGTCCAATGCTGGCGGCTTCATTCAAAACTCTGATTATCTGGCATCCGCGTTCAATACCCTGACCCAAGTGCTGAGCAACCAATTATCAAACTATTTGTCTGAATTGGCCATTGAATGGTTTGGGGGAGCGGTTTCGAGTATCGAATTCGACATTGCCTACAATGAGTATCAAAATGCCTTGACCGACCCCGGCCAAACGACCCAAGTGGGCCGTGAGCTGCAGTTGCGCCTTACCAGCGGATTTGCCAACGACCGCGTGACGGTACAATTTGGCTCACAGTTCGGCTTGGGCCAGCCCGGCACCGCCGTGCAAGAAGGATTCTTGGGTGAGGATGTCACTGTCGAGATTCAACTCACCGAGAATCGCCAATGGCGCCTCAAAGTGTATCAGCGCACAGAACCGGACATAGCAGGCGGCCAACGCAGGGCGCGGTACGGGTTCGGCATCAGTTTTCGCAAGGACTACGATTCGTTCAGCGACATGATTGCGGGCGCGACCAACTGGTTCAAGAAAAAGAGTTGACTTTTTGTTTTCCAAATTTTCCTATAATTTATATTATGTTAAATAAAAGCGCAAAAACTTTACCCCCCCCCAATTTCGCGCCATCCGTTACATTTGTGCGCATTTTCGGCTAAAGGAATTTGCGCTATCCCTCTGTTGATTGGTTTTCAATGAAAAACTCATACTACGACCTCGTCGCCCAAACCTTTGATTTCCCGCAAGACGGCTTCAGCCTGAAAGACAACCGTCTTCTGTTCAATGAGATTGACATCTATGAACTTATCCGAAAATATGGCACGCCGCTGAAGCTCACCTACCTGCCGAAGATTGGCGAAAAAATACAGACTGCCCGAAAACTCTTCCGTGATGCCATCCAGCGATACAACTACAACGGCAAATACGTCTATTGCTACTGCACCAAAAGCTCGCATTTCGCCTTCGTCCTCAACGAGGTGCTGGAAAACGGCACCCAGTTGGAGACCTCCTCTGCCTTTGATATTGACCTGATATGGCGGCTCTACAAGTTGGGGAAAATCAACAAAAGCACGACCATCGTCAACAACGGCTACAAGCCTCGCGCCTACGCCGAAAAAATCGTGCGCCTCATTGAGGAAGGATTCCAGAACGTCATCCCGGTGTGCGACAACGCCAATGAATTGGCCCTATATGACGAATTGCTCCAAAAGCAGCAAAAGTGCAACATAGGCATCCGCATGGCGACCGAGGAAGAGCCGAATTTTGAGTTTTACACCTCGCGGTTGGGCATCCGGCAGAGCGAGGTGGTGCATTTTTATCAGGAAAAAGTGGCACCCAATCCAAAATTTGAACTCAAAATGCTCCACTTTTTTGTGGACATTGGCATCAAGGATACGCTCTACTATTGGACGGAACTCAAAAAAGGCATCAAGACCTACTGCCAACTTCGGAAGGTCTGCCCTACCCTATCGTGCCTGAACATCGGCGGCGGCATGCCAATCCGAAACTCGCTGGGCTTTGAATACGACTATCCATACATGGTGAACGAAATCGTGCGCCTCATCAAGGAGTATTGTGACGACGAAGGGGTGCCAGAACCTGACATCTACACCGAATTTGGCAAGTACACCGTGGGCGAGAGCGGCGCCACGATTTTCTCCGTCATTGGCAAAAAACAACAAAACGATGCCGAACAGTGGTATATGCTCGACAACTCTCTCATCAATACCCTGCCTGATAGTTGGGGCATCAAGGAGCGATTTATTCTGCTACCAGTAAATCACTGGGACAAGGAGTACCAAAAGGTGAACATCGGCGGCATCAGTTGCGACAACGCGGACTACTACAACTCCGAAGCGCACATCAACCAAGTCTATCTGCCAGCCTACAATGAGGAAAAGGACGAGCCACTCTACTTGGGTTTTTTCCACACGGGTGCCTACCAAGAGGCACTCAGCGGCTACGGTGGGCTAAAACACTGCCTCCTCCCATCCCCCAAGCATATCCTCATTGACAAAAACTACTATGGCGAGTTCACCGACTGGGAAGTTTTCCAGGAGCAGGATGCCGATTCTATGCTACGAATTTTAGGGTATGATTCGCCGTATGCCTCGTGAATGGGGGCCTAACGGTTAGGCATCCCCCACTCACTCCCGCACCACCTTCTCCACTACCCTACCCTGCTGGGTGGTCACCAACACAAAATAAAGCCCTCTCTTTTCGGGCAGATGAAGCGGCTGTTGCGCATCGGTTTTGTCCCAGACCAGCCTTCCTGCTGTATCCCAGACCTGCACTCGCTGCACCCGAACACCCGAAGCGGCCTCCACCAGTACCCGACCATCGCGGCTAAGCGTGGGATAAATCTTTACAAGTTCCTGTTTATCAATGTCTTTTATTGAAACTGGCGACA
This genomic interval from Saprospiraceae bacterium contains the following:
- a CDS encoding arginine decarboxylase, producing MKNSYYDLVAQTFDFPQDGFSLKDNRLLFNEIDIYELIRKYGTPLKLTYLPKIGEKIQTARKLFRDAIQRYNYNGKYVYCYCTKSSHFAFVLNEVLENGTQLETSSAFDIDLIWRLYKLGKINKSTTIVNNGYKPRAYAEKIVRLIEEGFQNVIPVCDNANELALYDELLQKQQKCNIGIRMATEEEPNFEFYTSRLGIRQSEVVHFYQEKVAPNPKFELKMLHFFVDIGIKDTLYYWTELKKGIKTYCQLRKVCPTLSCLNIGGGMPIRNSLGFEYDYPYMVNEIVRLIKEYCDDEGVPEPDIYTEFGKYTVGESGATIFSVIGKKQQNDAEQWYMLDNSLINTLPDSWGIKERFILLPVNHWDKEYQKVNIGGISCDNADYYNSEAHINQVYLPAYNEEKDEPLYLGFFHTGAYQEALSGYGGLKHCLLPSPKHILIDKNYYGEFTDWEVFQEQDADSMLRILGYDSPYAS
- a CDS encoding translocation/assembly module TamB domain-containing protein, whose protein sequence is MQKRPLQRILALSQMVWRRIENIVFGIVLTLIVLYLVLQMPAVQNWLVRKVVAYLSSELNTTVQVRNINISFFDNLVLEGFYVQDLKGDTLLYAGELVAGLNTNVFTLFSNKLEFNEISLTKARFNIRRKTGEYHNNLQFILDYFDSEPKTPPKKPTPFRVRIQNLHLSDVEFLQDDEVRGQRMHFKLPSATIRVNNLDLSSKIVDVRSADIKGLSFALEESPSRPLPERVVPVAQAIASAIDTIENAQPKRPLRFSIGRFSLTDGRFSLDKYDAVPDYVLRPDVMDYEHLRVHDISLQADSIVFDDDLVFRGILKNLSAKEKSGFHLSHVEAERVVVCDTLVGLYNATLQTPGTSLGDTIALHYNTYRDFIRFPDKVRLDIQLDKGSKLRIGDISYFSEAVANNPFFIQNAEEVAEISGFIYDKVNNLKGRELDIKLDARTYMKGKFDGNNLTGSDPGPQIISLKFETLRSDFTTITRIIPGFSAPDYFYRLGQIGFSGHYDNFYGHDHILEGKLLTDLGEGVVDLKLDLSAGRDNAVYSGHINMANFDLATWTDNPDFGPTSFDIRIKEPSRGLTLKTLDASVIGKVDSVRFRNYNYQNISLNGNFKEYVFKGDLGVNDDNIRFDLKGNINLRDSVPLFDFSAKLSRLDLGALNLLDEDWVLSADIERIYLKARRIEDVVGEIELSDFMILQDREQTHRMDDLRFASGYRPDGTRFFSIRSDILDGDMNGYFDMPTLPNTLGQLFARQHPAFAERIGLLPDSTVLTDNFTMWLQVKDTKGFTRLFSDDLDTLRGVRATAAVEARKGLTNMLITAPSIKYSGVQIQDLYFKWTGEPDTSFYNLRIPITTLSGKYELPPLRLDGFVTDEDLAFNFDAKDSSAIVESIHLNGLLNIVDSLWQVKFNASEIALFNTSWYMDENNYIRFGKDVFEPYNFDLMSGNLRLSVEKHNEGRGLRLSLANFDVKFVNDFINDTTLNIKGRIAGFDVTIKELYQLQDIEANIDIDELFIKEKSYSSFYGFVRMPHIKAPLQWRFVTQKGIEQPTLRFLGTWLPPSNEPQTIEFLQQRIDIAPGEVRARVVADSFQLAILETIVPGISKTAGKFNADATLFGTFEQIGVRGSAQILNGQFQMDYLGSMFHIKNQQVSLTEYKIWADSVEIWDATEKNLAIVNGGLIHNHFHDWAVACEVASVNNNFLVLNTLPDDNALYYGQGIGKFKAVFSGTFVRTNIVVDATTGKDTRLYIPITSASDAQGANFINYKPKRQAEDVEKEIKSVKSNDDGLNIEMNLTITEDAEVQLIFDEKSGDIIKGRGEGDITLVMTRAGEFKMYGSYQIRRGEYLFTLLNWVNKPFNVLNGGTINWYGDPYGAQISLDATYEENTSLYNLLRDVIELIPNAANEASKATRVVVTMHLKGDLMKPTISFDLDFPNISSQLRSLVENKVRLLRQDQNELNRQVFGLVVVGSFLPSNAGGFIQNSDYLASAFNTLTQVLSNQLSNYLSELAIEWFGGAVSSIEFDIAYNEYQNALTDPGQTTQVGRELQLRLTSGFANDRVTVQFGSQFGLGQPGTAVQEGFLGEDVTVEIQLTENRQWRLKVYQRTEPDIAGGQRRARYGFGISFRKDYDSFSDMIAGATNWFKKKS